AGATTCAAGCTATTCCCATGCCTcctcctctcaagtagctgggaatacaggagtgcggcaccacaccctgctaatttttttggtatttttggtagagacgggttttgccatgttggcctggctggtgttgacctcctggcctcaggtgatctgcccgccttggcctcccaaagcactggcattacaaggtgtgagccaccgtgcccggtctatAAATTTGCTTTCTTGCTGCCCTCTCAGCTGAGTCTGAGCAAGTCGTTAAGGACTCTTCCGCTCCAGCAGAGATGAGAACCAATGCTGCATGCTCAGACCTCCAGCAGACACGGGGGAAAGCGCCTGCCAGTGTTCCAACTCATTGGTCGGGAAAGGTTTTGCCCAGAATTTGGTGACCCCACAGTAGCCATGGAGTCTTTACTTCTCCTGAGGCTCCATTTCACATTCTTCCAGGCTCAGGCCTGTGGGCAGAACTCACCAGGTTGCTGTTTCCAAGTCAGAATGGGCGGGTTAtacctatgcctcagtttccttctctgcgAAATGGGTTGTGGTGaggattgaatgaattaatgcatggAAAGCCCATAGTACATAGAAGTTGGCCAATAATGATGGTGCTTCTAATGCCGCTAGAATTTGCTCTGGTGACACCCTGAAGTTTCTCCCGCTGCTGGTCAGCAGGACTGAGTGGGCCCAGTGGTTGAGACCAGTGTAGTTTGGAAAGCAGAGTGGGCCTGTGCTGCCCCCTGCTGGGCAGCCGCCCCATAGCTCCTGCAGCCGAGACTTTCCAGCCCAGAGGGACTTTTTCAGTGTTGGCCCTAGGGAGAGTTTTGGGTAACTTTCAGGCCAAGTTGGTCATCAAATTAACAGAAGGTGGGGGTGTATGAAAACCCAGCCCAGACAGTCCCTACGTTTACAATGGTTCGATTTATGATTTTTCGACTTTACAGCGGGTTTATAGGGGCATAACCCCATCGTAATTTGAGGAGCCTCTGTAGTTAGTTACACCAGACAGTCCCTAGAGGAGGGAGTGCAGGCTGCTGCCTATGGGATCCAAGAAGCCCGTTCATACAgttcagattatttcatcagcatCTGCTGCTTGCCAATTCGCATACGTTAGATATGTGGGGAGAGATGGGCCCAGGTGTGAACCCACGGCTGCTCCTTCCAGCTGTCTGACCCTGGGTCTTAGGAGCTCACGTTTATGGAGCACTTACCGGAGCCAGGCAGTGCCAGCTTTTTACCTGAATTTACCATCAGCTCTAAGCTGAGAGGTTGCTAACTGTGGTCGTTTTAGGTGGGAAAACAGAGGCCTTGCAAAGTGACTTAGCTTGTCCAGAGTCCCATGGCTAGCCCAGCAGAATGACTGGGATTTGGGGCAGGGCTCCAGGGCCTGAGCTGCTAAGGCCGGCACATTCTACTGCCTCCTGAAtcacttagcttctctgagctccgctttgctcatctgtaaaataaagatgaagGCACCAACTGGTACATGGGTACCAAAGATGAGGATGCCAGCCCTGGGCTAGGCACTGGGCTTAACTGTTGGAGGAGCTgtcagactgttttccacagtggttccaccgtttgcattcccaccagcagtgctgagggttccagtttctccacatccttgtcgaCACTTGGTGCTATCTGTCCTTTTTGATGTTAGGGGATGTGCAGTGGTTTCACTTTGCATTTCCTGATGGCTAAGGATGTGCATCCTTACATGTACGTATTGTCCATTTGAAtatctcctttggagaaatgtctgtttggaTCATCTGTTTCTATACACTGTATAATAATGCAAGTTAGAGAGTGGGGTCTCAGGAATGAAGCCAGAGTTTACAGTGTGCCAAGCAAGATGCCAACGAATGACTCTGCTGCGTCCTCCTAAACTTATTCCTGATTTAGGTCCATGCTTCTTTATCTCCCTCCTCTACCACACACACCCTTTATTCAACAGTGCTGAGGCCACACCCCCTCTTGCCCACTGCTGGTTTCCTTGAACCCTAAACTTAGTGGCCCTGACGGATGCCATTGTCACCTCTTAAGGAAATCCATGCTTCCTCTCAATGGGCTTGTCAGCCCATTCCCGCAGCACTTTAAAACAACACCTCACGTTCCTGTAGGACTGGGCTAGGAAGGATGCCCTTCTACCCACTTCCCAGGACATGGGGCCAGACCCTCCCACTCCTGCAGAatccctattattattattattaattattgcctttCTCCAGCACCCCTTGCTTGGCAAATGGAACCCGCAGATATTCTTCAATGAGGGGGTTTTGCTATCAAGCCTAGGGTGATCCTGGCCTTCCCAAGATCCGGCTCCAAGAAGGTTGCCGGAGTCCATGTTTTCTTGTCCCACTGTAaccccagagcctggcacactgGCTGGCATGTACTAGATGGGCAGTAAATCAGATGAACAGGTAGATTGAACTTCCTGTCCTTGAACACCTGTTCTGGGTCAGGCACTCATGTTGTTATCGTCCTTCATCTTTCTAAGAAATCCCTGGATGTGTgcctattattcccattttagaggtaaagaaactgagacccagagagtaGGAGCCAGTGGCCCAGCTGGGATTTAGAAGGGGGTTGACCCCACACATGGTGCTCCTCGGCTTGTCCCCAGCCCTCCCCATGTGTAACGAGCCCACTCACTTCTCTCCTCAGGTACTATGCGCCCGCAGGACCTACCTCAGCCCAACCAGCCACCGAGTGGCCACCCACAGCCTCTCCCCCACCAGCCCGGAGACACCGGCACTCCATCCAGCCAGACCGGGGCGACCTAGAGGAGCTCAACAAGGCCCTGAGCCGGGCCGTGCAGGCTGCCGAGAGCGTCCGCTCCACCACCAGGCAGATGAGAAGCTCGCTGTCGGCTGACCTGCGCCAGGCTCACAGCCTGCGGGGCTCCTGCCTCTTCTGACTTCACTGGGGGCCCAGAgacagatgggtgggtgggtgggtgggcaggtggCCTGCCAGGCCAGGAGTGGGCTGGAGCTGCTGAGGCCCAGAAGGCCCTCATAGTTCCTCACCAGGAGGGTCTCCCTGCAGCACAGGCCCCGCCTGCTCAGTCCCTGTGCTTTCCAAGTGGAGGGGCTGTCAGCTCGGTTACCAAGAGAAGTGACTTCCCAGGAGCACCAGTCCCCTCACAGAGGTGCTGTGAGCGAGGCCTCCTTCGGTCCAGGCAGAACCTCGAGCAGTCTTTCCTGGTCCTGCATGTGCCCAACTCCAGCTAATAATAGGTATTTTATATACAGATGGacagatatttttttaaactggggAGGTTTCCTGATCTTGGGTCCTCCTTAGGGGGCCagacaagaaaagaaaggcaTACGGTTTCTGGAGCAAACCCGTCCCCCACCTGTGACCAGTCACTCTGGGGCAAGCATCTCTGGGAAGGGCACAGCCAGAGACCTTTCTCCTAGTGACTGGCAGTCAGTGGGGCATTTTAGGATGTCAGGGCCCCAGGGGGACATGTGTCCAGCTTCTCTATGGCAGCAGAGGCCTTTCCCTCAGACCTGCTGGGATGGAGATAAGCTACAAAGTGCCCAGGATGCCATCCACCACGGTCCCCTTCATTACCTCATGCATGGTCCCCAGCTTCTCCTAGGATCCCAGCGGCATTTATCAGTGGCCAGCTACCTGCCAGGCCCGGGCTAGGGCACGGTCTGTGGCCATGAGGCCAGGCCGCCTCCCACACCCCTACCCCGTGGCAGTGCATACCTCTGCATTTCTGGAATGTGTGTGTATCAATGCTGTTTGTATATTTGAggcatttaaaaatctattttcgtTACGAGGGCAAATGAAGAATGAATgttcatcttaaaaaaagaaaagaagacaaaaaaaatacgCGAAGCCATCCGTGTCTCTGCTGTATGTCATTAACTTTTGCCTTCAAAGTCAAGTTTATGGGGTGGTAGATTTGATGCCCAGCCAAGCCCTTTCCCAGGGGACCTGTTGAatgctctgcctgcctccctctggTGGCTTCTGTTTCTCCAGTTTTCCCCCTTTGCCTATCTCAGAACCATAAATCGTTCAACTGCAGAGGGCTTTGCGGTGGGGCTGCCTAGCCAAGTCCCTTTTGACTGAGGCCAGAGATGTAAATGAGGCACACAGCAAGTTGCTGTCTACAAGAGCATGCACCTGGACTCTTTTCAgtgctcctttctttcttttcttttcttttttttcttttttttttttttttttgagacagagtttcgctctggttgcccaggctggagtacagtggtggaatctcggctcaccgcaacctccacctcccgggttcaagtgattctcttgcctcagcctcccgagtagctgggattacaggcatgtgccaccacgtccggctaattttgtatttttagtagagacagggtttctccatgttagtcaagctgatctcgaactcccaacctcaggcgatctgcccccctcagcctcccaaattgctgggattgcaggcatgagccacggcgcccagccttcCAGTACTTTCAATAGCAAACAGCAGCTGCCATTTAGGGAGCACCTGCTAGACCCTGATCCCTGTGCTAAGCACTGGGCATGTCCTGCTTCACATAGTCCATGGGCTAGCCCTCAagacccccactctgcccaccTTTTACTGATGAGGAGAGTGGGGTTCCACTGGGCCATCTGCCCAAACTGGTTTGGGAGAGAGCTTGGGTTTAAACTCACAGAGGTCTGACCCAAAGTCCACATTCTttgttatgtgtgtttttttgctTCTGCTACCTCCATGATTCTTTTTCTCTTGACCTCTGGTTTCTTCTTCACGTGGCTTTTTCTTCCATGTTCCCCACTTCTTGTCTCCCTTGCTTCTCCCTGCGCTGCCCATCATGActaatttctgtttcatttttcagCAGATCCTCCTGAGTAGGGTTGAAAATGGTGTCTCACTGAAAGTAACACTGAAATGGACAAACTTCTTGTAGGTTCTGAGCCTTCAGTTCCAGGACATTGTGGGACCCCAGAGGCTGTCCTGTCTGCTTGCCTTCTGAGGATATCAGCTCAGTGTCCCCAGCCTCCGTGCTGTGGGCACAGCAGTGGTTTGGGTGCTGAGCAAAGGATGCTGTAGTCTTGGCCCTGTGGATCTTGGCTGTTGGAACAGGAGGTACAAAGGGGAGTGGTGCCTGAGGACACAGGACTAGAGTCCAGGACATCAGGGCCTCGGGCTTATGGTCCTATCACCCTGGATGGTGTAGGCAGCTGCACATGTGGAATTGCTCAAACAATTCAGGCCCAACTTTTCTGCCACGGGAGGGGTGCTGCTTCCCTCACGTAACAAGAGGCTGTCAATCACAAGCACCCAGGTGGGGGTGAGGCCGGCCCTTTGTGGCTTGTGCTGCTGAGTGGGCTGTGACTTGGGCTTGGCTCCACCTCAGGGCTCCACATTTGCAAGATGTCAGCTGATTTCCAGGGACCAGCTTCACCCTTACGTGTTGTCTTCTTCTTCTGGGTCTCCCAGGTGAGCACCCTGAGGACACACCCATGGAGACACCCAGCCCTTCTGGCCTGGGCCCCAAGCCCTCTGCATCACCCCagcccttccctgccctgccctggcccaggcAACCGCTTCTTGCCTGGATGCCCACAGCAGCCTTCACTCGGGCcttcctgcctccagcctggTCCGCCCAACGTGCCTCCCCCGATGGCCATGGTAATACTGGAATAAGGTCCTTGTGATTGGCACCACATGCCTGaactctccccaccccagccaccttgtattagtctgttctcacattgctataaagaactacctgagactgggtagtttatgaaaaaaaagaggcttaattgactcacagttctgcaggcttaagaGGAAGCATtgctgagaggcctcaggaaacttacaatcatagtggaaggcaaagagggagcaagTCCCTTCTTCACAAGACAGCACAAGAGAgagagcaggccgggcgcggtggctcacgcttgtaatcccagcactttgggaggccgaggcgggcggatcacgaggtcaggagatcgagaccacggtgaaaccccgtctctactaaaaaaatacaaaaaattagccgggcgcggtggcgggcgcctgtagtcccagctactcggaggctgaggcaggagaatggcgtgaacccgggaggcggagcttgcagtgagccgagattgcgccactgcactccagcccgggcgacagagcgagactctgtctcaaaaaaaaaaaaaaaaaaaaaaaaaaaaaaaaaaaaaaaaaaaaaaagagagagagcaaagggggaggtgccacacacttctaaacaatGAGATCCTGTGAGAAACAGCACtcgggggatggtgctaaaccattagaaaccaccccccaTGATACAATCATCTCCCGCCAGGACTCACCTCCAACACATGGGGCTGAAAATTCCAATGTGAGATTCCggtggggacgcagagccaaaccatatcacacctcCACTCCTGTTTACGGTCTTCTGCCTCAAGGTTACTCAAATGCATCCTCTCATTTCCTTGCTTGcagcagaaacagaaaaggattttttttttatgactagTTGAAGTTTTATTACAATCTTACTATTAGGAGAAAGGCCTTACAGTAGTCTCAGTTTAGAAATTCACATTTGTTtgcttgtattattttaaatggacacataatgtacatatttatggggaacTGTGTGATAATgtccccaacacaaagaaatggtaaacGTTTGAGGTGGTGGAAAtgaccctgatttgatcatcacaCATTGTGCACAGGAACAACAGGTTGTATTATGCTCCTCATCTTTCTAGATTGGTTCAGATGccccttccaggaagccttccgaGACTTTCGCCCTGCAGAAGACAGCgtcttcccacagtgctgggctcCCGTAACACTCGGTGCCTGTCATCATCCATCCTGCCATGTGTGGGGCTCTTCCCACCAGGGACAGCGTCTTATCCAGTGCCCAGCCAGGGTTGAACTCAGGGCAGCcttcagaatgaatgaatgaacaaatgactaAAAACCTAGCTGTTCCAAACACAGAAGCTTTGTTGATGCAAGTGAGAGAAAAAGCTGAGGTACACGTGTCGGGTTGGAGGGGCAGGATGTCCTGATCCAAGGCTGTGTCCTCCTAGGATTCCCCCTCCTCCTGTTTCCTCTCCTTCTCGTGCTGCTTctccagtggctcacacttatccTAGAAGGCAGAGGGGAGTTGGGGTGAGTGGGAAGCAGAAAgatggggaaagggtgggaggtcTTCCGGGGAGAGGGCAGAATGAGCTCTGGCCTGTGGAACCAGCTCAACCGTGGCTCCAACCCTGGCACTGTCATTTCCCAGctgggtgatcttgggcaagtcattttctgtctctgagcctcagcttatTCACCTCTAAAATGGGAGCTCAGACCCTTAAGAACCActggcatttactgagcacttaggACCCGCCGAGCCCTTATGTTGCAGCTCCTGAATTCCTCACAACCACCACTACTATGCGGATGATGTAACTGAGGCTCAGGATGGCTGCGGGACCCATTCGAGGCTCCCTAGCCAGACAGTGGGGGTGCCAGGCTGTGGATCAGGTGAGCTGACTACAGTGGTTGTGTTCATAAGCCCTGTCCCAGGATcctggggctggggatgggggcGCGTAGTTCACACCACTGGTGGTCATCTCAGGTGGCAAATGGGtggaattgtttttctttgaataGTCATGAAAGTACTGCATGTATGTATTTGAAATATTGCAACCAGCTCATCGGCGCTGTGATTTCACAGATATTAGGGCACAGGGCCACACCAACGCAAGTCTTCCGAACACAGGTTTAAAGAAAAGTGTTAAGGAGCTCATTATACAGTAATTTTCATGTGTAGCAAAAATCAGAATGGTGACTGTGGCCATGCTGCAGTATGGGTGACATTGAAAACCACAGTATCAATTCCCCACCGCACGGGTATTAAAAATGTGCAGGGAGTGGAGGTGGGGTGAAAGCCTGGGGTTTGAGAGGCGTCTGTAGGTGCTAACTCCCCGCATTGCGTCCCCTCCAATTGCCAATCCCCCAACCCCGTGGCTCACGCTGTTCCCTCCTGTTAGCTTTGAGGTTCTCCCTGGTTTCACAGGGACTTCGCCCTCCTGGGCTCTCATCCACCACCCCTGGGCCACTGTAGAGCTCAGTCGTCCCTACAGTGAGGCAGGTGCCTAAAAGCAGAAGGCCTGCCGAGCTGTGCAGCCCTGGCTGGCAGCTCTCCCACTCTGAACCTCTAGGGTTGCCCAAGTTGGGCCATGGACAAGGTGGCCACTGCCCAATCCCTTGCGTTTTACCTTTTTCCAATTGGAATACACGACTTCTGACCTGGGAATGCGCAAGCAGTCGAGAGCTTCGTAGAACTCTCCCAGTTGCTCCTTGGTTGTCTCTGGCTTGTCAGCTGCAGGGGGAGCAAGGAGACTGACTGGGGACACGTTGGGGCCGGgcgggaggccagggagggctgGGATTCTAGGGTCCCAGCCCCAGGGGTGGGTGAATGGGGGGTGAGGCCTGAGTGGGGCATGAGTTTGGGGCTGCTAAGCATGCCTACCATAGACAGACAGCCCCCAGTTCTTCTCATCGTCCAGGTAGGAACCAAACATCAATGTCTTGTTGTCCCTGAGGAATTGCAGGTGAGCGAAATGCTCTCGGCCTCCctctggaagagaaaaagagcctctgagtgagaacatgggatgGCACAATGGTGCCCGTCTTACAGGTGGGGATGCCTAGGTGTGTACAGGGCCACGCAGCCCATCAGTGAAGGCCCGGGGCTCCCTTGGGCCACCGTGCGCCCAGCCCCTGCTGCGTGCCCGGCTCCATGCCAAGCACTTTCTGTACATGGGATCTCAGGGcctttctccccattttacagatgaggaaaagagACCCAGAGAGGAGGCTTGGGCCACTAAATGGTGTCagttcagctccatcagatcccTGCTATGTGCCACCTCTGCGGTGATGAGGGACATAGTTGAAGGTATCACCTCTCCAACATACAGGCTTCTACCATTGGTTTCCAAAGGATCTTAAAGAGGGTATGAGAGAGAGGCAGGTCTGAAGCCAGCCTGGCGTTCCAATTCTAGTTCTAGTCataagctgtgtgacctcaggaaaACTGTTTGAGGTCTCTgttcttctgtttcctcatctaattCTCGCAATGTCTTCTTAGGGTTTTTTCCTGAGCACGTGGTTAGAGCTCAAAAATGTTAGTGGTTATTTCTCTGTGCCCAAGGCCTCCGGGGCTCTACATCTAGCCCCCACCTTATGCTGGCCTGCCCTGTTCCCACAGTGAACCCTCCTGCCTGAGGGCTGGCCCTCACCATAACTGGAGATGGTCCCATTCTCCCGCTGGACATTCAGGTAACTGGAGTTATGGAAGCACTGGTTCTGGCTAAAGTCAACCAGAAGGCGGAAGGAAAACAGTAATGTTATCCAGGAGAAGTGGCCAGTCGCCCATCACAGTCCAGGGACAAGAGTCTGGTGGAGATTAAAGCCAACCCTCCCGGTTCCACCCATGGGAAGGCCAAGAAAAGGGAGGGACTTGCTCAGGTCTTCCGGCCAGAAGCTGAGATGGGGGTGCATGGGAATGGGGGCTCTCACCGGGTCTGGTACTCTCTGAGAAAGATCGTGTCCTCTGTCTTGTTGGGGGTAAAGTAAAAGAAGGTTGCTTGGATCTCATGAACCGACTTATTGTACTCCTCGTTTCGAAAGGCCGATGCAATATAAAACCACTTGCCAGTGATCTGGGGAGATGGTCGGAGGTAGTGATGGGGGCTTGATGCTGAATCTTTGACTGTCAGCCGGGAAGAGACCCAGGCAGATCTCTCCCTGATTTTGCAAATGGGGAGATGAGGCCCCTGGTGGGCAGTGCACATGCAGGAGCTCACCCTGAGGATCAGTGATTGCCCCCCAGGCAGCCCCTCCAGGCCCAGCACAGAACCATCCTCCCTGAAGGACTCTGCAGTGAGGCTTCTGAGTTTGGAGGCAGGGGGTGCCTCCAGAGTCCCCTGGGCTGGTGAGAATTTCACCCCGGGGACCCAGAAGAGAAAAGGGCAGAGCTGGGAGCGGGGGTCCGACCACAGCCAGCAGGGAAAGGGAAGCCCAGAGAAGGGAGGCAGCTGCCCATGTGCTCAGGGCAGGGCTAGCCCAGGCACTCACCCGGTCCAGGGTGGCATTGGTGATGGGCACCGGTACTAGGTTGGCACACAATGGGATCTGGGCTTCCAGCAGAGGTAGGAGGCTCAGGACTGTAAGAACCCAGGACAGCGCCATACTGAGACCAGGAGGCACGTGGAGCCAGGCAGTGCTGGTGGCTGCAGGGTGCAGtcacctttataataaactgtggGCGGTCACTTGGAGCCCAGCCAAAGTTTACTTTGTGTCTGTGACACAatcctgccagcacttgggaaaTGCCTTG
The nucleotide sequence above comes from Symphalangus syndactylus isolate Jambi chromosome 3, NHGRI_mSymSyn1-v2.1_pri, whole genome shotgun sequence. Encoded proteins:
- the LOC129478984 gene encoding alpha-1-acid glycoprotein 2 gives rise to the protein MALSWVLTVLSLLPLLEAQIPLCANLVPVPITNATLDRITGKWFYIASAFRNEEYNKSVHEIQATFFYFTPNKTEDTIFLREYQTRQNQCFHNSSYLNVQRENGTISSYEGGREHFAHLQFLRDNKTLMFGSYLDDEKNWGLSVYADKPETTKEQLGEFYEALDCLRIPRSEVVYSNWKKDKCEPLEKQHEKERKQEEGES